In Paeniglutamicibacter kerguelensis, one genomic interval encodes:
- a CDS encoding SIP domain-containing protein, with the protein MALLEAQDLTLAYDAVSIVDELSLQLPKGEVTIIVGANGCGKSTLLRGLARLLKPAGGKVLLDGQDIHTRPAREVAKMLGLLPQTPTAPDGITVRELVGRGRYPHQGWFKRWNAEDEAAVERAMKLTGTTDLAERPIDELSGGQRQRVWIAMALAQETELLLLDEPTTYLDVAHQLEVLDVISELNRTRGTTVVIVLHDLNLAARYADHLVALKHGKIVAAGHPATVVTEDLVKNVFGMPCRVIPDPVAGTPLVLPIGRHRVLRAESVLAARGIYRTQPPEVEPAPGSGAPSTVRAEAAEEAVEATAASTGDPAEGAGAPAPGPGDSPMPGAPPLRRAEEISEMLAFATRVVDVASVGKNFKRVTFAGADLAHFGAGDAPLDLRIKLMIPPTPTHGAGVLENATGAELPDEFSSLRPGALLAEDEASGWYRRWLALPEGERGSMRTYTARALRPAGHRDNRGGEPEIDIDFVLHLRTEGGRLTGGPATVWAAQAQLGDELLILGPNAALCDANYGGIEFRPGTATRILLAGDETAAPAICSILESLPAGITGHALIEVPTTEDIQGSSTRSGVSVQWLPRGSHPHGELLASAVRSTVAIPAAGAVVTGADPEDVDVDETILWETATASTQPFYAWLAGEAGMIKELRRYLVRDAGMDRKQVAFMGYWRRGKSEG; encoded by the coding sequence ATGGCACTTCTTGAAGCACAGGACCTCACGCTCGCCTACGATGCGGTGAGTATCGTCGACGAACTTTCGCTGCAGCTGCCCAAGGGCGAGGTGACGATCATCGTGGGCGCCAACGGCTGCGGCAAGTCGACGCTGCTGCGCGGCCTGGCCCGGCTGCTGAAGCCGGCCGGCGGCAAGGTGCTGCTGGACGGGCAGGACATCCACACCCGCCCCGCGCGCGAGGTCGCCAAGATGCTGGGCCTGTTGCCGCAGACCCCCACCGCGCCGGACGGAATCACCGTGCGCGAACTGGTCGGCCGCGGCCGCTACCCGCACCAGGGCTGGTTCAAGCGCTGGAACGCGGAGGACGAGGCGGCTGTGGAACGCGCCATGAAGCTCACCGGCACCACCGACCTGGCCGAGCGCCCGATCGACGAGCTCTCCGGCGGGCAGCGCCAGCGCGTCTGGATCGCCATGGCCCTGGCCCAGGAAACCGAGCTGCTGCTGCTCGACGAGCCGACCACCTACCTGGACGTGGCCCACCAGCTGGAGGTGCTCGATGTCATCTCCGAGCTCAACCGCACCCGCGGCACCACCGTGGTGATCGTGCTGCACGACCTGAACCTCGCCGCCCGCTACGCCGACCACCTGGTGGCGCTGAAGCACGGCAAGATCGTCGCCGCCGGGCACCCCGCCACGGTGGTCACCGAGGACCTGGTCAAAAACGTCTTCGGCATGCCGTGCCGGGTGATTCCCGATCCGGTTGCTGGCACCCCGCTGGTGCTGCCGATCGGCCGGCACCGCGTGCTGCGCGCCGAATCGGTGCTGGCGGCCAGGGGCATCTACCGCACCCAGCCGCCGGAGGTCGAGCCCGCACCGGGCAGCGGCGCCCCGTCGACGGTCCGGGCCGAGGCGGCCGAGGAGGCCGTTGAAGCGACCGCGGCATCGACCGGGGATCCTGCGGAGGGCGCCGGCGCCCCGGCGCCGGGCCCCGGGGATTCACCGATGCCCGGGGCCCCGCCGCTGCGCCGTGCGGAGGAAATCAGCGAGATGCTGGCCTTCGCCACCCGCGTGGTCGATGTCGCAAGCGTCGGGAAGAACTTCAAGCGCGTCACCTTTGCCGGCGCCGATCTGGCGCACTTCGGCGCCGGGGACGCCCCGCTGGACCTGCGCATCAAGCTGATGATCCCGCCGACCCCCACCCACGGGGCCGGGGTGCTGGAAAACGCCACGGGCGCCGAGCTGCCCGACGAGTTTTCCTCGCTGCGCCCCGGCGCGCTGCTGGCCGAGGACGAGGCCTCGGGCTGGTACCGGCGCTGGCTGGCGCTGCCGGAGGGCGAGCGCGGTTCCATGCGCACCTACACGGCGCGCGCGCTGCGCCCGGCCGGGCACCGCGACAACCGCGGCGGCGAGCCGGAGATCGACATCGACTTTGTGCTGCACCTGCGCACCGAGGGCGGCCGGCTCACCGGCGGCCCCGCCACCGTCTGGGCCGCGCAGGCCCAGCTGGGCGACGAGCTGCTGATCCTGGGACCGAACGCGGCGCTGTGCGACGCGAACTACGGCGGCATCGAGTTCCGCCCCGGGACTGCCACGCGCATCCTGCTGGCCGGAGACGAGACCGCCGCCCCGGCGATCTGCTCCATCCTCGAGTCGCTTCCGGCCGGCATCACCGGGCACGCGCTGATCGAGGTCCCCACCACAGAGGACATCCAGGGTTCCTCGACCCGGTCGGGTGTCTCGGTGCAGTGGCTGCCGCGAGGGTCGCATCCGCACGGCGAGCTGCTGGCCTCCGCGGTCCGCTCCACGGTGGCGATCCCCGCCGCGGGCGCCGTGGTCACGGGCGCTGACCCGGAGGACGTCGACGTCGACGAGACGATCCTGTGGGAAACGGCCACCGCCTCCACCCAGCCGTTCTACGCCTGGCTGGCGGGCGAGGCCGGCATGATCAAGGAGCTGCGCCGCTACCTGGTACGCGATGCCGGCATGGACCGCAAGCAGGTCGCCTTCATGGGCTACTGGCGGCGCGGCAAGTCCGAGGGCTAA
- a CDS encoding FecCD family ABC transporter permease has translation MALFNVLAAIGVLVAIALDLLAGRSPIELPDLLAALGGERVPGVSFMLWEDRLPQAAVGVLAGAAFGASGAIFQRMLRNPLASPDVIGVGYGASAAAVTGMLLFGAQGIGLSLIACAGALAVALFIYAMADAGKHTGPRLILAGIAVAALLQALIQYLLTRTDVRTAGDALRWLTGSLSASTWERAGLLAAALAILMPLLVPAAAKLRILELGDDSAAGLGLAVRPARLGLILLGVGLTAVATAVTGPLAFVAFLAGPLAIRLCGGRSHLGSAALMGALLVVGANFIASNIVPNVELPVGVVTGALGAPFLIWVLVRTNKEGT, from the coding sequence GTGGCCTTGTTCAACGTGCTGGCCGCGATCGGCGTCCTGGTCGCCATCGCCCTGGACCTGTTGGCCGGGCGAAGCCCGATCGAGCTGCCCGACCTGCTGGCGGCCCTGGGCGGCGAACGCGTGCCGGGCGTCTCCTTCATGCTGTGGGAGGACAGGCTGCCGCAGGCGGCGGTCGGCGTGCTGGCGGGCGCCGCGTTCGGCGCCTCCGGGGCGATCTTCCAGCGCATGCTGCGCAACCCGCTGGCCAGCCCCGACGTGATCGGCGTCGGCTACGGCGCCAGCGCCGCGGCCGTGACGGGCATGCTGCTCTTCGGCGCGCAGGGGATCGGACTGTCGCTCATCGCCTGCGCCGGCGCGCTGGCCGTGGCGCTGTTCATCTACGCGATGGCCGATGCCGGCAAACACACCGGCCCGCGGCTGATCCTCGCCGGGATCGCGGTGGCGGCGCTGCTGCAGGCGCTGATCCAGTACCTGCTCACCCGCACCGACGTGCGCACCGCCGGGGACGCGCTGCGCTGGCTCACCGGATCGCTCTCCGCGAGCACCTGGGAACGCGCGGGGCTGCTGGCCGCGGCGCTGGCCATCCTCATGCCGCTGCTGGTGCCGGCCGCCGCCAAGCTGCGCATCCTGGAGCTGGGCGACGACTCGGCCGCCGGCCTGGGGCTGGCCGTGCGGCCCGCCCGGCTGGGGCTGATCCTGCTGGGCGTCGGGCTCACCGCCGTGGCCACCGCGGTGACCGGCCCGCTGGCGTTCGTCGCCTTCCTGGCCGGGCCGCTGGCCATCCGCCTGTGCGGGGGCCGCAGCCACCTGGGATCGGCCGCGCTCATGGGGGCGCTGCTGGTGGTGGGCGCGAACTTCATCGCCTCGAACATCGTCCCCAACGTAGAATTGCCAGTCGGCGTCGTCACCGGCGCGCTGGGAGCACCGTTCCTGATTTGGGTCCTGGTGCGCACCAACAAGGAAGGAACCTGA
- a CDS encoding FecCD family ABC transporter permease produces MRQNPQTAATAPRDQVPAPVASPGPVPADAHAVRRRALHPAGLVLVLLAALLAAVFLSLLVGARPIAPHTVWEALTNFDAANGDHAVVHSRVPRTVAGLLIGAALGLAGAGMQGIARNPLADPGILGVNAGAALAVVLGIHFFAVGTLQGYILFAFAGAAAAAVLVYLVASLGREGATPMKLALAGAAMAAGMGSLTSAVLMLGPEALDRFRFWQVGTLGAREVPEMLSVLPFLALGAVLVLFGARLFNALSLGDDSARGLGFQVGRGRAVSAAGVVLLCGAATALAGPIGFVGLIVPHAVRALIGSDYRWLLPLSMLAGPVLLLCADVLGRVIAPPAEVQVGVMTAVIGAPIFLWLLRRGRKVSL; encoded by the coding sequence ATGAGACAGAATCCACAAACCGCGGCCACGGCGCCCCGGGACCAGGTGCCGGCCCCCGTGGCCAGCCCGGGACCGGTTCCCGCCGATGCACATGCAGTGCGGCGCCGGGCGCTGCACCCCGCGGGCCTGGTGCTGGTGCTGCTCGCCGCGCTGCTTGCCGCCGTGTTCCTCTCGCTGCTGGTGGGCGCCCGGCCGATCGCCCCGCACACGGTGTGGGAGGCGCTGACGAACTTCGACGCCGCCAACGGCGACCACGCGGTGGTGCACTCCCGCGTCCCGCGTACCGTCGCCGGCCTGCTGATCGGCGCGGCGTTGGGCCTGGCGGGCGCCGGAATGCAGGGCATCGCCCGCAACCCGCTGGCCGACCCGGGCATCCTGGGCGTGAACGCCGGTGCCGCGCTGGCCGTGGTGCTGGGCATCCACTTCTTCGCGGTGGGCACCCTGCAGGGCTACATCCTCTTTGCATTCGCGGGGGCCGCGGCAGCCGCGGTGCTGGTCTACCTGGTCGCGAGCCTTGGCCGCGAGGGCGCCACTCCGATGAAGCTGGCGCTCGCGGGCGCCGCGATGGCGGCGGGCATGGGCTCGCTCACCAGCGCGGTGCTGATGCTTGGCCCGGAGGCGCTTGACCGTTTCAGGTTCTGGCAGGTCGGCACGCTGGGCGCCCGGGAGGTCCCGGAGATGCTCTCGGTGCTGCCCTTCCTGGCGCTCGGTGCGGTGCTGGTGCTGTTCGGCGCCAGGCTGTTCAACGCGCTCTCGCTCGGGGACGATTCCGCGCGCGGACTCGGCTTCCAGGTCGGGCGCGGGCGGGCGGTCTCCGCCGCGGGCGTGGTGCTGCTCTGCGGCGCCGCCACGGCGCTGGCCGGGCCCATCGGGTTCGTCGGGCTGATCGTGCCGCACGCCGTGCGCGCGCTCATCGGCTCCGACTACCGCTGGCTGCTGCCGCTTTCCATGCTTGCCGGCCCGGTGCTGCTGCTCTGCGCCGACGTGCTGGGCCGGGTCATCGCACCGCCCGCCGAGGTGCAGGTCGGCGTCATGACCGCGGTGATCGGCGCCCCGATCTTCCTCTGGCTGCTGCGCCGCGGACGGAAGGTGTCCCTGTGA
- a CDS encoding MBL fold metallo-hydrolase, with protein MQPHTEFVPALQLSSRAAVRLAPNPGPMSLEGTNSYILRGAGNEHAVIVDPGPDHAGHLAALAAESVELILITHRHHDHTEGIDTLHRLTGAPVRAFLPEHCRAADPLADGEWIEAAGTRIQVLATPGHTSDSLSFFLPEDGANGSMLTGDTILGRGTTILDAPDGTLGDYLGTLDRLAKAPDALVLPAHGPVLVSLHKVVAEYRAHRLARLEQIRAALAGLRASGVGEPGIVQVADVVYADVDPSVRRAAEISVAAQLRYLGDLGEY; from the coding sequence ATGCAGCCCCACACGGAATTTGTCCCAGCCTTGCAACTCTCTTCCCGGGCCGCGGTCCGGTTGGCCCCCAACCCGGGTCCGATGTCGCTGGAGGGAACCAATTCCTACATCCTGCGCGGGGCAGGCAACGAGCATGCGGTCATCGTGGATCCGGGGCCCGACCACGCCGGGCACCTGGCCGCGCTGGCCGCCGAGTCCGTGGAACTGATCCTCATCACCCACCGGCACCACGACCACACCGAGGGCATCGACACCCTGCATCGCCTCACCGGCGCGCCCGTCCGCGCGTTCCTGCCCGAACATTGCCGGGCCGCCGATCCGCTCGCGGACGGCGAATGGATCGAGGCCGCCGGAACGCGAATCCAGGTGCTTGCCACCCCGGGCCACACCTCGGATTCGTTGAGTTTCTTCCTGCCCGAGGACGGCGCCAACGGGTCCATGCTCACCGGTGACACCATCCTGGGCCGCGGCACCACCATCCTGGACGCGCCCGACGGCACGCTGGGCGACTATCTGGGCACCCTGGACCGCCTGGCCAAGGCGCCCGATGCGTTGGTGCTGCCGGCGCACGGGCCCGTGCTGGTCTCGCTGCACAAGGTCGTTGCCGAGTACCGCGCGCATCGTCTGGCGCGCCTGGAGCAGATCCGTGCGGCGCTGGCGGGTCTGCGTGCCTCCGGCGTCGGCGAGCCCGGCATCGTCCAGGTCGCGGACGTCGTCTATGCGGATGTAGATCCCTCCGTGCGCCGGGCAGCAGAAATCTCCGTGGCTGCGCAATTGCGCTACCTCGGAGATCTCGGCGAGTACTGA